The following coding sequences lie in one Oncorhynchus tshawytscha isolate Ot180627B unplaced genomic scaffold, Otsh_v2.0 Un_contig_2048_pilon_pilon, whole genome shotgun sequence genomic window:
- the LOC112224245 gene encoding uncharacterized protein LOC112224245 produces MSAAQAGMRRHHAVRLLLKEKGGKIMELSRLDFSRKFLQKELGFHPAQVNCILALPYRKGFDVSFANASYLREFWGKLQNALNTQGSLTAMFEVTKLTDNSIKTVIIRMYNETVQPEDIAVWLGRYCNVKGPLIHVKDLDGIWTGAWRVTVQQREDPGGYGGLKAIPSTIVLGENRGHVHYQDQPKLCRKCGEHGHLADACQKVVCMKCREVGHRYEECTNGRSCNLCGERSHLIRDCPSSWANRAKAGRREWAAADRAFERQRAGTAVAEVVVEEPVVVEEEAVVEPVVVVEETVVEPVVVVVAVVEGAEGVVVEEVGGEDKTLPTPIPLPQTNVTPEGERAEKDGSGEMFSESSPSGSDIIGSVSESTMETVSEGTGEEGEILKEHLPLRKRNAEELSDPEQGNGGISGSTGPPFGVAPILTRTTVLPF; encoded by the exons ATGTCAGCAGCACAGGCTGGCATGAGGAGGCACCATGCAGTGCGCCTCCTTCTAAAGGAGAAGGGAGGAAAAATAATGGAGTTATCCCGATTGGATTTCTCCAGAAAATTCCTCCAGAAAGAGCTCGGTTTTCATCCCGCGCAGGTAAACTGCATCTTAGCCCTCCCCTATAGGAAGGGCTTCGATGTCAGTTTTGCCAACGCCAGCTACCTGAGGGAGTTCTGGGGGAAACTCCAGAACGCCCTGAACACCCAGGGGTCCCTCACAGCAATGTTTGAGGTGACCAAGCTGACGGATAATAGCATTAAAACCGTTATTATCCGTATGTACAATGAAACCGTACAGCCGGAGGACATTGCAGTATGGCTGGGCAGGTACTGCAACGTGAAGGGTCCCCTGATCCATGTAAAAGACCTCGACGGGATCTGGACAGGGGCCTGGAGAGTCACTgtccagcaaagggaggacccTGGGGGCTATGGTGGGTTGAAAGCCATCCCATCCACCATAGTCCTCGGAGAGAACAGGGGCCATGTTCACTACCAGGACCAGCCCAAGCTGTGCCGTAAGTGTGGTGAACATGGCCACCTTGCAGACGCCTGTCAGAAGGTTGTCTGCATGAAGTGCCGGGAGGTGGGCCACCGCTACGAGGAGTGCACGAACGGAAGGTCGTGCAACCTCTGTGGCGAGCGGTCCCACCTCATCCGCGACTGCCCCTCCTCCTGGGCCAACAGGGCCAAGGCTGGAAGGAGGGAGTGGGCGGCCGCGGACCGGGCTTTCGAGCGCCAGAGGGCTGGAACGGCAGTTGCCGAGGTGGTAGTGGAGGAgccggtggtggtggaggaggaggcagtagtggagccggtagtggtggtggaggagacaGTTGTGGAgccggtggtggtggtagtggcagTAGTGGAGGGCGCGGAAGGTGTAGTGGTGGAAGAAGTGGGAGGAGAGGACAAAACCCTCCCCACCCCAATCCCCCTGCCCCAGACTAATGTGACCCCTGAAGGAGAAAGGGCCGAGAAAGACGGCTCCGGAGAGATGTTCAGCGAAAGCTCCCCAAGTGGGTCAGATATTATAGGGTCGGTGTCGGAAAGCACCATGGAGACTGTGTCAGAAGGtacgggagaggagggggagattctGAAGGAACACCTCCCCCTACGTAAAAGAAACGCTGAAGAGCTCTCTGACCCCGAACAGG GAAATGGGGGGATAAGTGGCAGCACGGGCCCTCCATTTGGAGTGGCTCCAATTTTAACAAGAACGACGGTGTTGCCATTTTAA